The following coding sequences lie in one bacterium genomic window:
- the efp gene encoding elongation factor P codes for MVMSNDAKPGTYLEMDNNLFLVLEYNHCKPGKGGAFIRLKLRNLRAGTVVDRTVNSGEKMTTADIEEKKMQYLYQQSDEYIFMDQESYEQISLSTATLGDKVNWLKEEMIIDIMMHNGEALDIQVPFKVELKITQTEPSVRGNTVNNVTKEAVVETGAKVMVPMFVNEGEVIRVDTRTGEYIERVK; via the coding sequence ATTGTAATGTCAAATGACGCCAAACCGGGAACCTATTTGGAGATGGACAATAATTTATTTCTGGTTCTCGAGTACAATCATTGTAAACCCGGGAAGGGCGGTGCTTTTATCCGGCTCAAGCTGCGCAATCTGCGCGCAGGAACCGTGGTGGACCGCACAGTTAATTCCGGTGAAAAAATGACCACAGCGGATATTGAAGAGAAGAAAATGCAGTATTTGTATCAGCAGAGTGATGAGTACATTTTTATGGACCAGGAGTCGTATGAGCAAATTTCTTTGAGCACAGCGACGCTGGGGGATAAAGTTAATTGGCTCAAAGAAGAGATGATTATTGATATCATGATGCACAATGGTGAGGCGCTGGATATCCAGGTTCCTTTTAAGGTTGAATTAAAAATTACTCAGACCGAACCCAGCGTACGGGGCAATACAGTGAATAATGTTACCAAAGAGGCGGTTGTTGAGACCGGTGCCAAAGTGATGGTACCGATGTTTGTCAATGAAGGTGAGGTTATCCGAGTGGATACCCGCACGGGAGAATATATTGAGAGGGTTAAATAA
- the accB gene encoding acetyl-CoA carboxylase biotin carboxyl carrier protein, giving the protein MVSSSQRKAVEGVAVKKERGETSPLNLRSLKKIVTIMNRAKITELDIEQDGVRIHLRKGEGVNQVMATPMMQSMPAPQPVMVPAAPAPAPPASAAPAVEDDANYYTIKSPMVGTFYRSPSPESKAFIEVGAEVSENSVVCIVEAMKLMNEIKAEVKGKIKKILVENAQAVEFGQPLFQVERKG; this is encoded by the coding sequence ATGGTTTCTTCAAGTCAACGAAAGGCGGTGGAAGGCGTGGCAGTAAAAAAGGAACGCGGCGAGACAAGTCCGTTGAACCTCCGGTCACTCAAAAAGATCGTAACGATTATGAATCGGGCAAAAATAACGGAGCTGGATATTGAACAAGACGGTGTTCGCATTCATCTGCGTAAAGGCGAGGGTGTCAATCAAGTGATGGCCACACCGATGATGCAGAGCATGCCCGCACCGCAGCCTGTCATGGTGCCGGCAGCCCCTGCACCGGCGCCCCCCGCCTCCGCAGCTCCGGCAGTGGAGGATGATGCCAATTACTACACGATTAAGTCTCCTATGGTAGGGACTTTTTATCGGTCGCCTTCGCCGGAATCCAAGGCATTTATTGAGGTTGGGGCGGAGGTTTCGGAAAATTCTGTGGTCTGTATTGTTGAGGCTATGAAATTGATGAATGAAATCAAGGCCGAAGTAAAGGGGAAAATTAAAAAGATACTGGTGGAAAACGCGCAGGCAGTTGAATTCGGCCAGCCGCTCTTCCAGGTGGAGCGCAAGGGATAA